The genomic stretch AGAAAATCATCTGCTCTACCTCTAGGCTTGGAGAACTATGTATAGAATTTGATGAGTGGAACATAATGTCTCCATATGCAATGGATTCAAGACCGGCAGCATTTTTGAAAAACAGTGAGGGGAACATTAGAAGTAAGGAAAAGAGAATATGTTGATTACCAAAGTGCACATTTGAAGGCTTTGAAAGTGGATGTATAcagaaagcaaaatggaggagagTTTTACTGAGCAGTGTAGGGTAGTGTCTGTATAACATATGACTGTGAGGACATCACTTGCCTTCTTCTTACCTTAGTTTCTCAGCTGTAAAATTCAAACAGCACCTGTGTCAGACAGGATGAGCATACTTTCCGGAAAAGTGCTTAAAATAAGCTCTGTAACTGCTCATATTAGTTGACTTTGTAAATTTTATTCATGTGAATATTCTAAAATTTGTCATAAAATTTTGAGACAATGAGATCAAATATGaaggagtttgtgtgtgtgtgtttgtgtgtgtgtgtgtgtatgcctatacatttttcaaagttccatattttgaaataaatgttgTCATAGAATTGATGATGAAAATCTCAAAGTAACAGTTGTTTTTACGACTTACAtgtcaaatttaaaatatttattctattgtaaatatattatacaagagctttgaaatattttattggccaataaaattatatatcaagAAACCACCATTGATAGAATgattctttattgattttttctttgttttttactgtTCTGTTAGTTTTTCAAAATCCAGTTCCTCCATTAGAAGAAGCCTTGAAACAAATTCAAGAATCCAACTTAAAATCAGAAGTAAACATTCCTCTTTCCCACAGGACAGCAACAAACTGGCGGTGAGTAATTTATTATAACTACATTAATGTTGTTAGACTGTTATCTcttttatataataatcaaatgGCTTTATACTTGATGAATTTGtcatcttttttattggttacatCTTATCTTTGTTTTAgaatttgtttagtttttttcacAAATTATTAAGTCAGAATTGTAATTTGGTGTCTTACACTCTGGTAGTACAAATACTGCCAATAGTGAATCATTTTCTATGAAAAGTATCAACACTTAATATATTGGTGTTTATTGTCTATACTAAAGAGATACAATTGTTTAAATtgtatttagtttaaaaaataattttgtagttgtAGTGGTATTTTTTCTTCACTCAGAATTTTGTTGTTATCTCAATAAAAACTACAGTTTTTATTTCTGGTTCTCTCCAGCTTTTCCTAACTAAAGCATATAAAAGGGACAGCATGGACTAAGCTTCCTCcagtaaatgtatttttcattttttccaaatattttttgttattacattCAGAGAACTAGATGAAGCATTGGAAAGCAATGTGGAATAGACTGTTAAAAATGCAATCcctaggggctggagaagtggctccgtggttaagagcactagctactcttccagaggacctacgttcaactcccagcactatatggcagctcacaactgtctgtaactccagctccaggggatctgatgccctcttacaaataaatgcaaaacaccagtgcatatgatataaaaataaatcatttttaaattaaaatacatatataatccGTAGTATATAACCTCAAAGAGAAGTAAAATGACATTGTAGAAAGCACTGAGACtgtgggtgtagctcagtggagaGCATTTGCTTCACCTGTGTAAGGCCTGGGATGGAGCACCAGCACCACGTAAAATACATAGATTTACATCAAATGAGTAGTAATAATCAGAATACTTACTTGTAGGAAGTTGATAGTTTCAGGCTGtaaattttgttaatattttacctatacaaaatattattttatttttagaatttctcTGGTCAGAAATTCTTTTGATTAGAGCTTAAACATAATTTAATCCTTTCAGTATTCATTAGAAAAGAACTACTCTCTGTTTTGAAGAATCTCATTTAAAAAGGAATGCTTCAGCCAAGCTTTGAAGAAAATATGAGTTAATCAGGACAAGTGGTGAATGGCACTGTAGACATAATGGTGAGCACACGTGACAAAGCGATGATATATTCAGGGTAAAGTGTAGTTGAATCCACGGTAACTCGGTGGGAAAATGCTTAGCATGCACCAGACCCAGGCTTGACCACCCCCCCAGAactacagagagaggggggaggaggcaAGAGACGAAGAGAGACccatattttgagacaggaatggaggtgcatgtctttaatcccagagctcatgatgtggaggcaagaagataaaAGTTCAGGACCATGAGGCCctgtcaaaaacaacaacaacaataatatagGTGAGTCAGAGAATACAAATACTAAGAGCTTACCTAGATATGAGATTAGAGAGAGAGGTGTATATTAAGAAATATAAACGTTGCGGCCATCAAAAAGGCTTAgcaggagccgggcagtggtagcacacacctttaatcccagcacttgggagacaaaggcgggtggatttctgagttcgaggtcagcctggtctacagagtgagctccaggacagccagggctacacagagaaaccctgtcttgaaaaacaaaacaaaacaaaggcttaGTGGGTAAATACACCTGCCACCAAGCTTGTCAACCTGCATTTgattccccaggacccacatggtcaaaggagagaaccaacttatgtagctgccctctgacttccacatgcattctctagtatgtatgtatatacacacaaagtacAAAGaaggattttaaaagaaatagaatatgCACTTATTCCTGAATTTTTAAGAGAATTTTAAGCAAACAAAATCATCTTTAAACATACTATTATAATCATTATAGACTATTGTGTataataaagagagaatagataatggagaaaggaagaaaggaaaaaaacaatatttcatgaaaaaataCATTATAAGTTTGGTGTGAtagcataaagaaaataaaaacagtcaaGGTAAAGGTGAGAATATGTTGAGTAGAAGTTTAGAGActtctcaaaaaagtaaaaaatgaactACCATATAACTCAGCTATTTCActcctggatatatatatatatatatatatatatatatatatatatatatatacacacacacatatatatatatatatacatatacaagatatatgtatatatggtatatacacATGAGATATgtttgtgcacatatatatgtatataaacacatgaaCACTACTCAACTATAAAGAAAAGTGAAGTTAAAAATGTACATGGATGGATGTGTACATTATCAAATAAGGTCATAAACCATATGTCCTCTCTTATATGTCTCTCTAgccaatatatacatgtatatatgtaaacaaatatacTGAGGGTACAGTATAACAAGAAAACAGctaaatataataagatgatAAGGAAGGAGTGAATATAAGAATGGATATGAGTTATGAAAGGATATAATAAAACTGTTTCTCTAGTGCTAATTTCATCATGAAAGTTTTGGTTTGATGGTGGATATGTGCATAAAATATTCAGtactaaaatgtaaattttcatgTGAAGCTTCacaatttccatttcaaatggcAATTCTAATGGATATGTTCATTAAGTTGTGTAGACTTAATTAACTTATAGAGTCTGATTAATTTTGAAgtgtaatgtttttatttatttgcaaggtTTTTACAGTGAACTTCACTGAAAGGGAGAATatgttgatttttaatttttttttatttaagcttTTTTCATCAGAAGATAGGAGTCCAATtataaatgttaaatttttaatcaaaattgAGACAAAGATGACTAGGAAGAGATGAAGGATGTGATTCTATTGTTACttaattttttgagtatttttgtttcccAAACCAGGTTATAGTTTTGTTCAGTATACTGAATTCTAGTGCTATACATGTTAGAAGAATTCCAGAAATAAGGGAGGATaccagaaataagagaaaataccATAGATGTCAATTAACTCTCTGAGGGCAGAACCTGACCTGAAGCTATGAGTACAAATGAGTAAGATAGTCATCAAAAACAAGTACTTTTTGTAGTTAAGCAATCAATCAGAATGTCATGTGGTAACATGACAGTGTCCTTGGATAGGAACATCGTTCAGGGAAGGCCACAAAGCATTTGAAAGCTAGTCTTTGCTGAGTTCATAGCTCCTACAAATGACAGCACCACTGTAGAACAATGCAATCACAGTGGATAAACCATTCCCAAAGAACCAACTTAGAAAGGTACCCCAGTACTGATCTATCCTGAGAAGGCTAAAAGGATAACTTTAACCCTTTacagacatatacagatacagacaATATCACAATCAGTTTACACAAGACTCCATGAGGAGTTCTGGTAGAGTAAGAAGAGGGTCTCCAAATTCAAAACTTCAAAAACGCTGGCCTCAAGAGTGAGCTTAAAAGGGGGCAACCAGAGAACTATAAAAAGATGAGAGCTAGAAAACAAAGGCCATTAAAGACAGTGGTCACATTTCTATTTTTACAGTAATTGGCTAAGTAAGTAGTTCATCAAAGCAACACATTGAAGTAAAGCAAGCTAGAAATGCATTAAAAACCAAAGTCAGAGACATGAAGGCAGTATGACTTTAGAATAGTATGGAAAAGCTTGTCTGGACAAAAGATGGCAGCACACAGTAGCCAAGGCAGTTGAGTTCACAGGGAACTCTGACTTTAAAACTTCTAAACTACTTAGCAGTTTTATACAGAGACTTTTCActttccagggttttttttttttttctgtgttcaatTAGTATTTTGTGCTAATCAgatattcttcattttaaaaacacctCTTTTGTACAATGAATGAAAGCATGGTTGTTTTTCTTGCTCAGCAATGTGCAGTTGCTTACAATCTTAGAAGGGTTAAACTGTCAAAATAATTTCAATTCTTCTGAGGcattatgttattattttagcAAATCTATACTAAAATAACTAAgtattatttattgtgtttctgaGAAATAATCTTCATTCTGTGTCAAAATAcctagttttgtgtttttataatatACTTTGACTGTGTCTTTATGATCGCCTACATATGTAGCATAAGTCTTCATTTGAAAAGCAAATATATGTAATCTATGAGAGAAAATACTATGGTTAACTAATAAAAAGTTGAATTGTTCTCCCCAAATAGCTGATAgtgttaaatattatatattaagtattttacaaactataaatactatatatataagtATGAAATTTTAGACTATTAATGATCACTTATTGGctttttgtaaataaattaattgcaAGTGTTTTTACAAAGATTAATAAGCTATTGTCATGTTAGAAATACATTTCAGTGGAATATAAACCTAAAGTAGGTTCAGAAATAAAGTGATACCAAGAAGCAGTTCCTGAGAGGCAGATTAGAGCAGGAGtcgtggtgctggggactgagaaGGCCTTTGCGCAAGTCTACCACTTAGCCTCGACCCAAGAGGTGGTTCTAAACATAGAAATGCTAGTTGTAAATTAAGATATTTTGAGATGCTAATGTTATAATCTAAAACAGAAATTTGTTTGGAAAAGTGGAGACTAATGCTTAAGCCTCAATTTAAACATAAGAATCAGTTTTAGGAACTACTTCAGGTAATAATGAGGTATATTAATAAGGtactaacttttaaaatatgagaaataatCAACCTTTCATCACAAACAATTTATCACAAAGCTAATCTGTTTGGCATTTCTGGTGGATAAACTCTCTAACAAAATGATTTTgttagatatctatctatctccaatATCCATGTATTTGTGATGAAATGGCCCTTCTGAACCACTAATACCCTGAGATGTCTGCCTTTGATCCTCACACTAGTGGTTTAAACTAGATGTTACAGCCCATATCTGTGTATCAGActtggaaaggagaagacaggtgAACTTGAATCATCCATGTACATGTTTCAGTCAGTCAGGGTGAGGGCTGTGGCTGACCAATGGAAGATCAAGCAGGACCCCCAAAGAATAAAATCAGTCAACACTCACTGGCAGCCCAGTAAGAGTTCTTAAAATCTTAATGAGGTTCTTTCTACTTGCCTGTCCAAATACTTTGCCACCTATGCAGATCCATTCCTGCTTGTCCAGCTATCTCCAATCCTGATCCCTACTCCTCGGGCCAGCTGTCTGCCTCACGGGCCCCATTGCTGTCCCATCATCCTGAAAGTCTTCCTAGCTATCCAGTTTTTCCTACCCCCAAGACCTGTGTCCTTCCGTCTGTCCCCTCTACTCTTCCAAAGACCTTTGTACAAGCCCCATTACTATCTTATCCTATCAGATACCTCCCTCACCCTCCAACCCCAGTTACTTCTAGCTTTTCTAACAATTTCCATAATCTACCAGACCCTATTCCTTCTGGGCCACCTGTCCTTCGACCTCCCCCATCCCGAAGTTCTCCCAACATTCCTGATCCTGACTCACAGAACagattattttataaaactttcaGACCCAAACAGTTCCTTGCAGCACAGAATTCTACCCAAGCAACTCTAATGCCTGCGCTTATCCGCCGTTCCCTTCCAACTCGACTGGTTGTTTCTCCAACCCCCTTGGAACCTCTCCCTGTTTTGAAGCCTTCCAGTTTATCCAGACATCCAAATCAACCAGCCCCACCCCTCTCTTGTATCACTCCTTTGCCTGAACATTCTTGTAGGTTTGATGCTTGTCAGTCAGTTCAGAAATCTGTTCCACAAGCCACAGCATTGTCAAATCAGTGTCAGGCCTTTGTAGACCATCTGCCTGCCTTaattctctcccacccacctccctgtCATTCTCCATCCTCTTCTTTGCCATCGTCACCTTCTACTTCCACATCCTCTCCATCCTTGGGAGcagtctcttcctcttcatccatACGTTCTTCTCCTTCACCACCTccttccacctcccctcccttacCTGCTTCATCTGTCCCTCTTTTGCCCTCTCCCTTGAATTCATCTTCCTCTCCCTGTTTGCCTCCAGCTTATCTGGCTTTTCCCTCTCCAGTGccacctccttcctcctcttttatgATTTCGTCTTCCTTTCCTCCCATGCTTCACTCTATCTCGATCTCAACTTCCCCATCTCCTTTGATTCCTATCCATCCCTTCAATCCTCCTCACTGGGggaagaaagtagagaagaggaaagaagaaagtggagtagagaagaaagaaatagagaagaaaaagttGAGAGACGACAActttaaaggtaaataaattCAGTTTATTAGACATTGGTAGATTTAGCTCCTATTTTGTTTGGGAAGGGTGACTAAAGGGGAAAGATGATGTAAAAGTAgaaaagtgtttaaaaaaaaaaaccgacaAACATGCCATCACTGTTCAAGAATGTGTACTAAATCCCTTCTCACTAGCCCTGATCTCCTGGTGATAACAAAGGAATAATTAGGAATGTAGTAAATCATTGACCTCAACAATTCTGGTCTGTCTAAATAAAGACATATATGGGTATTGGAGATAGTTATATGTCACATGTGGCAGTATGCCACCTTCAAACTGTTTATCCTGATTTAATTGGAAAGAACTGAGTTGGTGATAAATGTCCTTGGGATTCATGCAGCTGGCCTTAGTACAGGACTCATTCTCTGTGTCCTTCATCATCACCTTATCCTTGGAGGAACTGGAGTTTTCACTTAGTGTATATACTAAAATGGAACAAACTATGAGTTTCCAGGAAGCACAAAAGAATCTAGTAGAAGAGGTGCCCTGAGTTTCCAGACAGTACAACATTGTTAAAGAAGGTAATGTCCTGATTGGACACACTAAAGTAGACGACATTGAAGACACTCCTTCAGTagcataaaaaaatatatatatatgtttgtatttctgATTATATTCCtgaaacaaactgaaaataatgGTTTATGTTCACGGTTGAGGAAGAGCCACAATCCCATATAGGGAAAACATTCATACCTACCCTGACAAAGCATTCATAACTTCTATCTGCTTAAATCTCAGCCAACTCTCTCAGGGATACAGGAATCCCCACCATGACACCTTGGCCATGACACCAAGAACAGAAGctagtaaatattaaaatatatatctagAGAAAGGAAAACTGGCTACAAATTCACAGGATTTCTACCCTAGCCCAAGTGATAAACAAAATGGAATCTAGTAATCAAAGTCATGAAGGAATGAGCATCCTTCTGTGATGCTCTTCTTTACTGGCACGCTGGTCTCACTGCCTTTAAGTCCCATTATAATGTTCTATATATTTCTCCAATATCCTTATATGTAATTATCTAGacacatgcacatagtacacaatTGTGTCATTTTATATATACTTACAGAAATAAGTTCATTTCAATTAAATGTACtaaatttttttatatcttgTTCACAGAGCTATAGATTCTACCTTGCGTTCAACGTTGTCAAAAAATGATCACAAACATCAAAAACATCTCGTACGCAGAATTAACcataataaagaaatgaaggaaaacaaCATAGCAAACCTAGCTACTAGCAAAAATATGTTCCAGCTTAAACTGGAGGAGACACAGAAACTCCTAGAGGATCAACATTTAAGCGATTTGCAAGTATGAACTATAACTATTTTACTAGTGTTTTAATCTGTAGTAATAATTCTGCCCTGTTTCTCAGTGTTTGTCAAAAgggggccaaaaaaaaaaaaaatgctgccgATGAGTCAGCACAACTTCATCACAGGTGCTAAAAGAAAACTTGGGGTTGTTCTTGAccttttcccatttttctttctgcttcttctttttccatctatttaatatatatatatatgctttgtgAATGTTATTTTCTGACAAACATAAGAGGTGTTTGAAGGTATAGTATAATATAAGTATTCTTATTTGAGAGTATAGTACAAAAAATGACCTAAAATTATAACGCATATAGACATTAGGTTATTAATtaaaagaacagtaagtgctctttaccactgagccatctctccagcccctaaaaccGATAGTTTTTGAACGTAAATCCACATACTTcaataagaaaatgtaaaataagttTAAGACCACTCGATGGATCTcatttgggaattgaacctgctGGAACCTGCTGGTTCAATTCCCAAGTGAGATCCATGGAGTGgattttgttttgacacaggatctaatttagcccagcctggcctcaaactcactatctAACCAGGGCAAGCAatctttgaacttctggtcctccctcGCTTGTTTGTCTTTATGAAGATCTTCATCTCTTACATGAAGCCACAGTTGAAAGCCTCACTCCAGTCCTTTATACAAAGAATATATTTCCTACCAACAGAAAGTTCACATTAGGGTCataaaagttcattttcttttctttcttttttctttttcttttttatttcttctttattgtttgaGACTTTAATGAATACTCATAATCCTGTCCTTCTATTCCTGGTAACCACCACTTTTCTTTCCAACCTGGTATGCTTTGTTGTTTAAACCCACGGACTGCACTTAGTACGGCCTATGTGGGCATCTGTATAAAATAACCAATTGGACTATTGGTAGCCTCTCCAGGGTCACCACAATCTCAGCATGAAAGGCAGAAGGATTCATGAAGACACATTCTAGCCAAAGAGCTACTGGTATTCGATGGCTGCTGTGTCAAAAAACTTTTAAGAGTCTCTTTAAGTCTAATGAAGGTTTCGGgaagaatatataatttataaacaaatattttttcagaATTAACTTAGTATTAAGAAACTTCATACCCAAGTGGAATAGTAGTTATTTCTAAGTGATCCTGGTGGCCAGAAGTTGAAATGGAAGGAAGTATTAggattttgttacttttttactGTTTGCCATGAGCTGGGCTGCTTATGTTATACCTATACTGTTTCATtcacattattttctgtttcaaggAGAATTAAAATCAGTAATAATACTGTTAGTCTACAGCACAAAacagtggttttcttttttccccctcagaaaTTTTGTGATGAAGTTAATCAGATAACCAATTCTGAAACTCTCTCAAGTATAGACAGTCTTGAGGCTGGAGAGCGTGAAGGAATATACATCACACTTAGTATGGAACCTTCCACGTCAGTCCAGCAGAACTCTGCTCCCCTCAAGTCTGCAAATCTACAATCAGCTCATTTAAACTGCTTTGATGAAGATAAACTGTCATTCTCTAAAACTCAGCATATAAACAATTGGCTTACAAACTTAGATGCTCAAAATACTCAGCCTGTTGCatctttttcagatattttaattaaatctaaTGTTGTGCCCTCGTGGGAATGTTTGAATAGTAAAGAACAAAATCCACCTGCTTTGAGCAGAGCAGTGGGAAGAACCACAAGAACTACTAGTGACCCAGTGGTCTTTGTGTGCAGTCCGTCTGTAGTTGCACGAGATAGAAAAGGAGAAAGCACTGCTGAAAGCAATGCTGTGAGGACAGGTACTCCCACTGATGGAGCGTTCCAAAGGGAGAGGCCCCTGCATACTGAGAGCCCAGCATTCAGAGTTGGTCGAGCCTGGACTACCCCAGAATCTCTGATCCAGGAAGTAGCTTCATTTTCTGTCCAAGAGACACCTTCCAAGATAACTTGGGAAAGCAAaactgtttcagttcctgcttcatCTGTACTAATTTTGTCACCTAATTCACAGTCAGGTGGGCCTTTAGCAGAGaacaacacacaaataaaagaagtTGACCCTGTGCAGTGTTCTGATAAGTTAGATGAGTTGGAAAATGTGAAACATGAAAAGATAAAACATCTCAACTGCAATAAAGAAAAGTCTTTATTTCCAGACAATTTTCAGACTACCTGTGCCCTTGAAAATTCTAATTCAGatgatagaaaacaaaaagagagtgGCCCATCAGCAACACTATGTAACAACCCTTCTGACTGTGACTTGCCAGACCAGCACAGCATGAAACACAGCATCCATGAACAAAATGGGGTGCGGCTGCTTAAGAGTATATTAAAGAAAGAATCCAGATATGAACATAATTATTTGAGAGCATTAGTTATGAATCAAGGTTTTAAGTTTAGACACCAAAAGGCAGAAACTATTAGAGATAGTATAGaattaacaaaacagaaagcGAAAGGTACAGAAATATCAAAGACTAGTAAAAAACTGCGGTGGTTTGATGAAAGCACTAACATAGAAAATGGTGTAAATGATGGCCACCCAGTGAGGAACAGAGCAGGAATGGCTCCACAGTGGTTACAGCACTGTCACACCAACAGTGGCTCCTGCAACCTGGCAAGTTTTCCTGAATGTCCTGTACATTCTGGTGGTGGAAAGAGTGCCAAGGctgattctgtctcagaaaatgttACTAATTTAGGAGAATATGAAATGGACAGTGTGCCTTTGAACTCTTCTGTATCTTTTGGCTATAGCTTTGCCAAACAAGCCTGGTCAGCCTgcagaagggaagaaagcaaagcccCTGTACCTGCTAGTGACTCTAAGACTCATAAGGCTAAGGCTCAGAGAGGAACAAAATTCACTAGAAGAACAGGGTCTTCAAAGGTCCAGAAAGGCCTTGTACAGAACAGAAAACCCCCTGTCAGACAACCACAGTCTTCAAGCAAAGCCAACACACTGGCCCAAACTCAGGACAAACCAGTTATACCTCAGCCTTCACCTAAACCACTAACAAACATTAAAAGTGGTAAAAATATGCAAATGACTCCATGTCAATCAGCCATACCTGAACATTCTCAAAATGTCATGACACATAGCTGTTTAAGTTCAGCATCTGTGCTTCCAACAGAGTACCATTTGAACCAGGGGACTCAAGAAAGTAGTCTCCCATCCTCAGACACTTGTTCTAACTTCCCTGCTGTGAGCCCAGCTCTACCAAGTCCTTACTCTTCTGAGTGCCAAACCTCAGCAAAAGCCAATTCAAATGGCCCAGCTTTCCAGAAAGACGGAGCAGTATATTGTACCCAAAGAAATCCTGTTTGTGAAGAAACCTACCAGTCTTTGACTCATAGGAATACTGAAGAAGAATCAGTTCTCCCATGGAGAAGAAGAATCAGTGGACGCCAAAATGACAGGACCACTGgtaagtataa from Arvicanthis niloticus isolate mArvNil1 chromosome 27, mArvNil1.pat.X, whole genome shotgun sequence encodes the following:
- the Cep126 gene encoding centrosomal protein of 126 kDa isoform X4 codes for the protein MKENNIANLATSKNMFQLKLEETQKLLEDQHLSDLQKFCDEVNQITNSETLSSIDSLEAGEREGIYITLSMEPSTSVQQNSAPLKSANLQSAHLNCFDEDKLSFSKTQHINNWLTNLDAQNTQPVASFSDILIKSNVVPSWECLNSKEQNPPALSRAVGRTTRTTSDPVVFVCSPSVVARDRKGESTAESNAVRTGTPTDGAFQRERPLHTESPAFRVGRAWTTPESLIQEVASFSVQETPSKITWESKTVSVPASSVLILSPNSQSGGPLAENNTQIKEVDPVQCSDKLDELENVKHEKIKHLNCNKEKSLFPDNFQTTCALENSNSDDRKQKESGPSATLCNNPSDCDLPDQHSMKHSIHEQNGVRLLKSILKKESRYEHNYLRALVMNQGFKFRHQKAETIRDSIELTKQKAKGTEISKTSKKLRWFDESTNIENGVNDGHPVRNRAGMAPQWLQHCHTNSGSCNLASFPECPVHSGGGKSAKADSVSENVTNLGEYEMDSVPLNSSVSFGYSFAKQAWSACRREESKAPVPASDSKTHKAKAQRGTKFTRRTGSSKVQKGLVQNRKPPVRQPQSSSKANTLAQTQDKPVIPQPSPKPLTNIKSGKNMQMTPCQSAIPEHSQNVMTHSCLSSASVLPTEYHLNQGTQESSLPSSDTCSNFPAVSPALPSPYSSECQTSAKANSNGPAFQKDGAVYCTQRNPVCEETYQSLTHRNTEEESVLPWRRRISGRQNDRTTDSTVTKRKQIVENKWKKLLEQKRKTSGSAGVKYTEQTTHFGQNVPPSTSTSEPIQATRGVKTEEVSDSTSEFLVTESLVNSSVSGDEILTAIKSKQLQKPNLPQSSNICALSAEEQKILQSLHHLDERLYYVQEAIRKNPSIKNTLQLIPLLLLPSHLLSPSDPFPHCLPSEKTRPPRDNNQTRQKKIQ